A genomic window from Streptomyces sp. HUAS YS2 includes:
- a CDS encoding glycerate kinase: MTDGAVTQVADSRARVLVAADKFKGSLTAVQVAERVTAGLRRVVPELEVETLPVADGGDGTVAAAVAAGFERREVTVTGPVGEPVTAAFALRDGTAVVEMAEASGLQLLPPGVFAALTATTYGSGELLAAALDAGARTIVFGVGGSATTDGGAGMLAALGARFLDAAGEPVGPGGAALAQLASADLSGLDPRFADVDLILASDVDNPLTGPKGAPAVYGPQKGASPEDVQTLDAALSHFVTVLEKAIGPKAAECAVAPGAGGAGGIGYGALVGLDASFRPGIELMLDVLGFAPALERATLVITGEGSLDEQTLHGKAPAGVASAARAAGKDVVAVCGRLALPPEALGAAGIRRAYALTDLEPDPAKSMPNAGPLLEETAARLARDFLS; this comes from the coding sequence GTGACGGACGGAGCAGTAACTCAGGTCGCGGACTCGCGGGCACGTGTGCTCGTGGCGGCCGACAAGTTCAAGGGTTCGCTCACGGCCGTACAGGTCGCGGAGCGGGTCACAGCAGGACTGCGACGGGTCGTCCCGGAGCTCGAAGTGGAGACGCTGCCCGTCGCGGACGGCGGCGACGGCACGGTCGCGGCCGCGGTGGCGGCCGGGTTCGAACGACGTGAGGTGACCGTCACCGGTCCCGTCGGCGAGCCGGTCACGGCGGCGTTCGCGCTGCGCGACGGCACCGCCGTGGTCGAGATGGCGGAGGCGTCCGGCCTCCAGCTGCTGCCGCCCGGCGTCTTCGCGGCGCTGACGGCGACCACGTACGGCTCGGGCGAGCTGCTCGCGGCCGCCCTGGACGCGGGCGCGCGGACGATCGTGTTCGGCGTCGGCGGCAGCGCGACGACCGACGGCGGCGCCGGCATGCTGGCCGCGCTCGGCGCGCGGTTCCTCGACGCGGCGGGCGAGCCGGTCGGCCCCGGCGGCGCGGCGCTGGCGCAGCTCGCGTCCGCCGACCTCTCCGGCCTCGACCCCCGCTTCGCGGACGTCGACCTGATCCTCGCCAGCGACGTCGACAACCCGCTGACCGGGCCCAAGGGCGCGCCGGCGGTGTACGGGCCGCAGAAGGGCGCGTCCCCCGAGGACGTACAGACCCTCGACGCGGCGCTGTCGCACTTCGTGACCGTGCTCGAGAAGGCCATCGGCCCGAAGGCGGCGGAGTGCGCGGTCGCGCCCGGCGCGGGCGGCGCCGGCGGCATCGGGTACGGCGCGCTGGTCGGCCTCGACGCGAGCTTCCGTCCCGGCATCGAGCTGATGCTGGACGTGCTGGGCTTCGCCCCGGCCCTGGAGCGCGCCACACTGGTCATCACCGGCGAGGGCTCCCTCGACGAGCAGACCCTGCACGGCAAGGCCCCCGCGGGCGTCGCCTCCGCCGCGCGCGCGGCCGGCAAGGACGTCGTCGCGGTCTGCGGCCGGCTCGCCCTCCCGCCGGAGGCCCTCGGGGCGGCGGGCATCCGCCGCGCCTACGCGCTGACGGACCTGGAGCCGGACCCGGCCAAGTCCATGCCGAACGCGGGGCCGCTCCTGGAGGAGACGGCGGCGCGGCTCGCCCGCGACTTCCTGAGCTAG
- the fusA gene encoding elongation factor G encodes MRTQLSSTRQLSRIRNLGILAHVDAGKTTLTERFLFLTGATHKRGEVHDGTTVTDFDPQERDRGITIFAAAVSCDWDGHRINLIDTPGHVDFSDEVERSLRVLDGAVAVFDAVAGVEPQSETVWRQADRHGVPRIAFVNKLDRAGADLDTAVASIRDRLHAVPLVVQLPIGREDAFTGVVDLLRMRALVWDDEADAACVEGPVPEELRDEAARRRRLLEETVAELHPAALEEFCARGELGARTLAGALRDLTCGGEAVVVLCGSAYRNRGVEPLLDAVVAYLPSPSDVPSVRGTLDGAVEERAADPAAPFAGLVFKVHSTATGRLTFLRVYAGTLRKGDTVLDATAGRTERVGRILRVQADRNTETDRASAGDIVAVVGPKAARTGATLCAPGAPLLFEPPVSAAPVVSVAVEARRGLDTDRLASALARLAEEDPSLVVRTDPETGQTVLSGQGELHLEVAAEKIRRAGLDVTVGRPQVAYRETVLRGVSGFVHRHVKQDGGAGQFAHVVLDVEPLDGPDGTFAFASTVTGGRVPQEYVRAVEAGCRDALAEGPLGGHPVTGLRVTLTDGATHSKDSSELAFRTAARFALRDALRAAVMTLLEPVAEVTVTAPDAAVGPVLGDLAARRGRVSGSTAHSGTTVVTATVPLAELFGYATRLRTRTQGRATFTTRPAGYTPKP; translated from the coding sequence GTGCGCACCCAGCTTTCCTCCACCCGGCAGCTCTCCCGCATCCGGAACCTCGGCATCCTCGCCCACGTGGACGCCGGAAAGACCACGCTCACCGAGCGGTTCCTCTTCCTCACCGGCGCCACCCACAAGCGCGGCGAGGTCCACGACGGCACGACCGTCACCGACTTCGACCCGCAGGAACGCGACCGCGGCATCACCATCTTCGCCGCGGCCGTCAGCTGCGACTGGGACGGCCACCGGATCAACCTGATCGACACCCCCGGCCACGTCGACTTCTCCGACGAGGTCGAGCGCTCGCTCCGCGTCCTCGACGGGGCCGTCGCGGTCTTCGACGCCGTGGCGGGCGTGGAGCCGCAGAGCGAGACGGTGTGGCGGCAGGCCGACCGGCACGGCGTCCCGCGCATCGCCTTCGTCAACAAGCTCGACCGGGCGGGCGCCGACCTCGACACCGCGGTCGCCTCCATCCGGGACCGGCTGCACGCCGTGCCGCTGGTCGTGCAGCTGCCGATCGGACGCGAGGACGCCTTCACCGGCGTCGTCGACCTGCTCCGCATGCGCGCCCTGGTCTGGGACGACGAGGCCGACGCCGCGTGCGTGGAGGGCCCCGTGCCCGAGGAGCTGCGCGACGAGGCGGCGCGCCGCCGCCGGCTCCTGGAGGAGACGGTCGCGGAGCTCCATCCGGCCGCCCTCGAGGAGTTCTGCGCCCGCGGGGAGCTCGGCGCGCGGACGCTGGCCGGTGCGCTGCGCGACCTGACGTGCGGCGGTGAGGCCGTGGTCGTGCTCTGCGGATCGGCGTACCGCAACCGCGGCGTCGAGCCGCTGCTGGACGCGGTCGTGGCGTACCTGCCGTCGCCGTCGGACGTCCCGTCCGTACGCGGCACCCTCGACGGGGCCGTGGAGGAACGGGCCGCCGACCCGGCCGCGCCGTTCGCCGGGCTCGTGTTCAAGGTGCATTCGACCGCCACCGGGCGGCTGACCTTCCTGCGGGTCTACGCGGGAACGCTACGGAAGGGGGACACCGTGCTCGACGCGACGGCGGGACGCACGGAGCGGGTCGGGCGGATCCTGCGGGTGCAGGCCGACCGGAACACGGAGACCGACCGGGCCTCGGCCGGCGACATCGTCGCCGTCGTCGGCCCCAAGGCCGCCCGCACCGGGGCAACCCTGTGCGCCCCGGGCGCGCCGCTGCTGTTCGAGCCGCCGGTGTCGGCCGCGCCCGTCGTGTCCGTCGCCGTCGAGGCCCGCAGGGGCCTCGACACCGACCGGCTCGCGTCGGCGCTCGCCCGCCTCGCCGAGGAGGACCCCTCGCTGGTGGTGCGGACGGATCCGGAGACCGGCCAGACGGTGCTGTCGGGCCAGGGCGAACTGCACCTGGAGGTAGCGGCGGAGAAGATCCGGCGCGCCGGCCTGGACGTCACGGTGGGCCGGCCCCAGGTCGCGTACCGCGAGACGGTGCTGCGCGGCGTGTCCGGGTTCGTCCATCGGCACGTCAAACAGGACGGCGGCGCGGGTCAGTTCGCCCATGTCGTCCTCGACGTCGAGCCGCTGGACGGGCCGGACGGGACGTTCGCGTTCGCCTCGACCGTCACGGGCGGCCGGGTGCCGCAGGAGTACGTCCGGGCGGTCGAGGCAGGCTGCCGGGACGCGCTCGCGGAGGGGCCCCTCGGGGGCCATCCGGTGACCGGGTTGCGGGTCACGCTGACCGACGGGGCCACCCACTCCAAGGACTCGTCGGAACTCGCGTTCCGCACCGCGGCGCGCTTCGCCCTCCGCGACGCGCTGCGGGCCGCCGTCATGACGCTGCTCGAACCGGTGGCGGAGGTGACGGTCACGGCCCCGGACGCCGCCGTGGGCCCGGTCCTCGGCGACCTCGCGGCCCGCCGCGGCAGGGTCTCCGGCTCGACCGCGCACTCCGGTACGACGGTGGTCACGGCGACGGTGCCGCTGGCGGAGCTCTTCGGTTACGCCACCCGCCTGCGCACCCGCACCCAGGGCCGCGCCACCTTCACCACCCGCCCGGCCGGCTACACCCCGAAGCCGTAG
- a CDS encoding ADP-ribosylglycohydrolase family protein, which translates to MGLLPHSELADRILGGWTGRIAGNMLGKPVERGDHWTPDRIDRYLRLTDALPLTDYLPPPPAAGADGFELRPEWPQCVRGRIRGSCRDDDVDYSILGLHLLETRGFDFTTEQVGEHWLLRLPYLQTFTAERTAYRNLANGLKPPLTATYDNPHQEWIGALIRADVYGWTSPGDPRRAASLARRDAVLSHTGNGVYGAMWAAALIAAAFAAPGPRDALETSLERIPASSRLARTVRHTIGLYEAGVEWPDALAALAEESNHLGWIHTVPNAAVLTAGLLYGEGDFTRTIALTVRGGLDTDSNGATAGSIAGVMCGARAIPSQWSEPLQDRVRSAVFGFDGVRISELAERTLRLATLTG; encoded by the coding sequence ATGGGTCTCCTACCGCACAGCGAACTCGCCGACCGGATCCTCGGCGGCTGGACCGGGCGGATCGCCGGGAACATGCTCGGCAAGCCGGTCGAGCGCGGCGACCACTGGACGCCCGATCGGATCGACCGCTACCTGCGGCTGACGGACGCGCTGCCGCTCACCGACTACCTGCCGCCGCCGCCCGCCGCCGGCGCGGACGGGTTCGAGCTGCGGCCCGAGTGGCCGCAGTGCGTCCGCGGACGGATCCGCGGCAGCTGCAGGGACGACGACGTCGACTACTCGATCCTCGGCCTGCACCTGCTCGAGACCCGGGGCTTCGACTTCACCACCGAGCAGGTCGGCGAGCACTGGCTGCTGCGGCTGCCGTACCTGCAGACCTTCACCGCCGAGCGGACCGCGTACCGGAACCTCGCGAACGGGCTGAAGCCGCCGCTGACCGCCACGTACGACAATCCGCACCAGGAGTGGATCGGGGCGCTGATCCGGGCGGACGTGTACGGCTGGACGTCGCCGGGCGACCCGCGCCGTGCGGCGTCCCTGGCCCGCCGCGACGCGGTGCTGTCCCACACCGGCAACGGGGTGTACGGAGCGATGTGGGCGGCGGCGCTGATCGCGGCCGCGTTCGCCGCGCCGGGCCCGCGGGACGCCCTGGAGACCTCGCTGGAACGGATCCCGGCGAGCAGCCGACTGGCGCGGACGGTCCGGCACACGATCGGGCTGTACGAGGCGGGGGTGGAGTGGCCGGACGCGCTCGCCGCGCTGGCCGAGGAGTCCAACCACCTGGGCTGGATCCACACCGTCCCGAACGCGGCGGTGCTCACGGCCGGACTGCTCTACGGCGAGGGCGACTTCACCCGCACGATCGCGCTGACCGTACGCGGCGGCCTGGACACCGACTCCAACGGCGCGACGGCCGGCTCGATCGCCGGGGTGATGTGCGGCGCGCGGGCGATCCCCTCGCAGTGGTCGGAGCCCCTGCAGGACCGGGTGCGCAGCGCGGTGTTCGGCTTCGACGGGGTGCGGATCAGCGAACTCGCGGAGCGGACGCTGCGGCTCGCTACGCTGACCGGATGA
- a CDS encoding SIR2 family NAD-dependent protein deacylase — translation MTMVAILSGAGISTDSGIPDYRGPNGVWTRDPEAEKLATYEHYMADPEIRRRAWRMRLDGPVLRAEPNAAHKAVAAFDRSGHAVRVITQNVDGLHQAAGMPDRKVFELHGSARSVVCTACHARSSMADALERVKAGEDDPKCLACGGILKSATVMFGQRLDPVVLGEAMAVAKATEVFIAVGTSLQVQPAASLAGIAAEHGARLIIVNAEPTPYDPIADELVREPIGTALPALLDSLR, via the coding sequence ATGACCATGGTCGCGATTCTCAGTGGTGCCGGAATCTCCACGGACTCCGGGATCCCCGACTACCGGGGGCCCAACGGGGTGTGGACGCGGGATCCGGAGGCCGAGAAGCTCGCCACGTACGAGCACTACATGGCCGACCCGGAGATCCGCCGCCGTGCCTGGCGGATGCGGCTCGACGGGCCCGTGCTGCGGGCCGAGCCGAACGCCGCGCACAAGGCGGTCGCCGCGTTCGACCGGAGCGGGCACGCGGTCCGCGTGATCACGCAGAACGTCGACGGGCTGCACCAGGCGGCCGGGATGCCGGACCGCAAGGTGTTCGAGCTGCACGGCTCGGCGCGCTCGGTGGTGTGCACGGCCTGTCACGCGCGGTCGTCGATGGCCGATGCCCTGGAGCGGGTGAAGGCCGGCGAGGACGATCCGAAGTGCCTGGCCTGCGGAGGCATCCTGAAGTCGGCGACGGTGATGTTCGGACAGCGGCTCGACCCGGTCGTGCTGGGCGAGGCGATGGCGGTCGCGAAGGCGACCGAGGTGTTCATCGCCGTCGGCACCAGCCTCCAGGTCCAGCCGGCCGCCTCCCTCGCCGGCATCGCGGCCGAGCACGGCGCCCGCCTGATCATCGTCAACGCCGAGCCGACCCCGTACGACCCGATCGCGGACGAGCTCGTCCGCGAGCCGATCGGCACCGCACTGCCCGCGCTGCTGGACAGCCTCCGCTAG
- a CDS encoding methylated-DNA--[protein]-cysteine S-methyltransferase: MPTVQHLVVDSPYDALTLVAVDGVLSRIHMTDQRHRPAEETFGERDARPFGETVRQLDAYFAGELTEFDLPLHLVGTEFQLRVWEQLRLIPYGETRSYGELAEALGNPGASRAVGLANGKNPVSIIVPCHRVIGAAGSLTGYGGGLDRKKRLLAFEAGGAGEEGTLF; encoded by the coding sequence ATGCCGACCGTGCAGCATCTGGTCGTCGACAGCCCGTACGACGCGCTGACCCTCGTCGCCGTCGACGGCGTCCTCAGCCGCATCCACATGACCGACCAGCGGCACCGGCCCGCCGAGGAGACCTTCGGGGAGCGCGACGCGCGCCCCTTCGGCGAGACGGTCCGCCAGCTCGACGCGTACTTCGCGGGCGAACTCACCGAGTTCGACCTGCCGTTGCACCTCGTCGGCACGGAGTTCCAGCTCCGCGTCTGGGAGCAGCTGCGGCTGATCCCTTACGGGGAGACGCGCTCCTACGGCGAACTCGCCGAAGCACTCGGCAACCCCGGCGCGTCCCGCGCCGTCGGCCTCGCCAACGGCAAGAACCCGGTCAGCATCATCGTGCCCTGCCACCGGGTGATCGGCGCGGCCGGCTCACTGACCGGCTACGGCGGCGGCCTGGACCGCAAGAAGCGACTGCTTGCCTTCGAGGCGGGCGGCGCGGGCGAGGAGGGGACGCTGTTCTAG
- a CDS encoding NUDIX hydrolase, translating to MTTTDYATYIANLPKVLAGAAALFRDERGHVLIVEPNYREGWTLPGGTIESDAGETPRQGARRETAEEIGLDVELGALLAVDWVHSASGRDRPPLVAYVYDGGVLTEEQLASIRLQEEELLSWKLVAREDLSTYLPGTLGPRVESALDALAAGTGPTELEDGRPAG from the coding sequence ATGACCACAACCGATTACGCCACGTACATCGCGAACCTCCCGAAGGTGCTGGCCGGGGCCGCCGCCCTGTTCCGCGACGAGCGGGGCCACGTCCTGATCGTCGAGCCGAACTACCGGGAGGGCTGGACACTGCCCGGCGGCACGATCGAGTCCGACGCGGGCGAGACGCCCCGGCAGGGGGCCCGCCGGGAGACGGCGGAGGAGATCGGCCTGGACGTGGAGCTGGGCGCGCTGCTCGCGGTCGACTGGGTGCACAGCGCGTCGGGACGCGACCGACCGCCGCTGGTGGCGTACGTGTACGACGGCGGCGTCCTGACCGAGGAGCAGCTGGCGTCGATCAGGCTCCAGGAGGAGGAGCTCCTGTCCTGGAAACTCGTCGCCCGCGAGGACCTGTCCACGTACCTGCCGGGCACCCTCGGCCCCCGGGTCGAGTCGGCCCTGGACGCGTTGGCCGCGGGCACGGGCCCGACGGAACTGGAGGACGGCCGGCCGGCGGGCTGA
- a CDS encoding O-acetyl-ADP-ribose deacetylase — MSTGPVITLVRGDITDQQVDAIVNAANSSLLGGGGVDGAIHRRGGKAILDDCRRLRAAHYGKGLPTGQAVATTAGELHADHVIHTVGPVYSATEDRSELLASCYRESLRVAGELGARSVAFPAISTGIYGWPMDDGARIAVRTVRASAPASVTDVRFVLFDKAAYGEFEAALAARP, encoded by the coding sequence CCCTCGTCCGCGGAGACATCACCGACCAGCAGGTGGACGCCATCGTCAACGCCGCCAACAGCTCCTTGCTCGGCGGCGGCGGGGTGGACGGCGCCATCCACCGCCGCGGCGGCAAGGCCATCCTCGACGACTGCCGCAGGCTGCGCGCCGCGCACTACGGCAAGGGTCTGCCCACCGGCCAGGCCGTGGCCACGACGGCCGGGGAGCTCCACGCCGACCACGTGATCCACACCGTCGGCCCGGTGTACAGCGCCACCGAGGACCGCTCCGAGCTGCTCGCCTCCTGCTACCGGGAGTCCCTGCGGGTGGCGGGCGAGCTGGGTGCCCGCTCGGTCGCCTTCCCGGCGATCTCCACGGGGATCTACGGCTGGCCCATGGACGACGGCGCCCGGATCGCCGTGCGTACGGTGCGCGCGTCCGCGCCCGCCTCCGTCACCGACGTCCGCTTCGTGCTCTTCGACAAGGCCGCGTACGGGGAGTTCGAAGCCGCCCTCGCGGCGCGACCGTGA
- a CDS encoding AlkA N-terminal domain-containing protein: protein MHTDTERCVRAVQSKDARFDGVFFTAVLTTGIYCRPSCPGVPPKVKNMEFHPSAASCQRAGFRACKRCRPDTTPGSPAWNARADAVARAMRLIQDGVVDREGVPGLAARLGYSTRQIERQLLAELGAGPLALARAQRAQTARLLVETTPMPMARIAFAAGFSSIRTFNDTVREVFALTPGELRARAARGPAAGPPTPGVISLRLPFRAPLAPSNLFGHLAATAVPGVEEWRDGAYRRTLSLPYGHGIVALTPKPDHIACRLSLTDPRDLTVAISRCRWMLDLDADPVAVDDRLRADPLLAPLVDKEPGRRVPRTVDAAEFAVRAVLGQQVSTAAARTHAGRLVAAHGTPIDDPEGGLTHLFPGPEALAGLDPESLALPRSRRTTLLTLVRGLADGELRLDVDSDWEKARAQLMALPGFGPWTTEVVAMRALGDPDAFLPGDLGVRRAAQNLGLPSTPAALTARAAQWRPWRAYAVQYLWATDSHPINSLPV from the coding sequence ATGCACACCGACACCGAGCGCTGCGTACGGGCCGTCCAGTCGAAGGACGCCCGCTTCGACGGCGTGTTCTTCACCGCGGTCCTGACCACCGGGATCTACTGCCGGCCCAGCTGCCCGGGTGTGCCGCCCAAGGTCAAGAACATGGAGTTCCACCCCAGCGCCGCGTCCTGCCAGCGGGCCGGATTCCGGGCCTGCAAGCGCTGTCGGCCCGACACCACCCCCGGCTCCCCGGCCTGGAACGCGCGCGCCGACGCCGTCGCCCGGGCCATGCGGCTCATCCAGGACGGCGTCGTCGACCGCGAGGGCGTACCCGGGCTCGCGGCCCGGCTCGGCTACTCGACCCGGCAGATCGAGCGGCAGCTCCTCGCCGAACTGGGAGCCGGGCCGCTCGCCCTCGCCCGCGCCCAGCGCGCGCAGACCGCGCGGCTGCTCGTCGAGACCACCCCGATGCCCATGGCCCGGATCGCCTTCGCCGCCGGGTTCTCCTCGATCCGCACCTTCAACGACACCGTCCGCGAGGTCTTCGCGCTCACCCCCGGCGAACTGCGTGCCCGGGCCGCCCGCGGCCCCGCCGCAGGCCCGCCCACGCCCGGCGTGATCTCCCTGCGGCTGCCGTTCCGCGCACCGCTCGCCCCGTCGAACCTCTTCGGCCACCTCGCCGCCACCGCCGTCCCCGGCGTGGAGGAGTGGCGGGACGGCGCGTACCGGCGCACGCTGAGCCTCCCGTACGGGCACGGCATCGTCGCCCTCACTCCGAAGCCGGACCACATCGCCTGCCGGCTCTCCCTCACCGACCCCCGGGACCTCACCGTCGCCATCAGCCGCTGCCGGTGGATGCTCGACCTGGACGCCGACCCGGTCGCCGTCGACGACCGGCTGCGCGCCGACCCGCTGCTCGCCCCGCTGGTCGACAAGGAGCCCGGCCGGCGGGTGCCGCGCACCGTCGACGCCGCCGAGTTCGCCGTCCGCGCGGTGCTCGGCCAGCAGGTCTCCACCGCCGCCGCCCGCACCCACGCCGGCCGGCTCGTCGCCGCCCACGGCACGCCGATCGACGACCCCGAGGGCGGGCTCACCCACCTGTTCCCGGGCCCCGAGGCGCTGGCCGGACTGGACCCCGAGAGCCTCGCCCTGCCGCGGTCCCGGCGCACCACCCTGCTCACCCTCGTCCGGGGGCTCGCCGACGGCGAGCTGCGACTCGACGTCGACTCCGACTGGGAGAAGGCGCGGGCGCAGCTCATGGCCCTGCCCGGCTTCGGCCCGTGGACCACGGAGGTCGTCGCCATGCGCGCGCTCGGCGACCCCGACGCGTTCCTCCCCGGCGACCTCGGCGTCCGCCGCGCCGCGCAGAACCTCGGCCTGCCGTCCACCCCGGCCGCGCTCACCGCCCGCGCCGCGCAGTGGCGCCCCTGGCGCGCCTACGCCGTCCAGTACCTCTGGGCGACCGACAGCCACCCGATCAACTCCCTCCCCGTGTAA